From a region of the Nothobranchius furzeri strain GRZ-AD chromosome 12, NfurGRZ-RIMD1, whole genome shotgun sequence genome:
- the mlh1 gene encoding DNA mismatch repair protein Mlh1 isoform X1 yields the protein MAGVIRRLDETVVNRIAAGEVIQRPANAVKEMIENCLDAKSTNIQVTVKDGGLKLLQIQDNGTGIRKEDMEIVCERFTTSKLQTFEDLSAIATYGFRGEALASVSHVAHVTITTKTAEAKCAYRASYSDGKLKGPPKPCAGNQGTQILVEDLFYNVSTRRKALKSPGDEYSRIVEVVSRYAVHNSGKSFSVKKQGETVADVRTLPNASVTDNIRSIFGNAVSRELIEVNSEDQKLAFKMKGYVSNANYSVKKCILILFINHRLVESSALKKAVETVYAAYLPKNTHPFLYLSLEIAPQNVDVNVHPTKHEVHFLHEDSIIESVQKHIESKLLGANSSRTYFTQTLLPGLSASGGSEEKASSAAAEPAERVYAHQMVRTDCRAQKLDAFLKPKEKQPADPETAGPSSGKTATNADQPGVTELKDIDDEDMMEALEEQEADLVEDQEESSIASLDGQRKRPRTEEEGQKEVDEELTAAASPKRRVIKLNSVKDLRAEIAENTHKGLQEVLQSHSFVGCVNPQWALIQHHTKLYLLNATKLSQELFYQILIYDFGNFGVLRLSEPAPLYDLVLLALDSADSGWTEEDGPKEGLAQYIVDFLKKKAEMLEDYFSLEIDQEGNLTGLPLLLDSYTPIMEGLPMFILRLATEVNWDDEKDCFRDFSKECSMFYSIRKQYILDPSEEQGAEGNSWRWRVEHVIFKAFRTLFSPPKIFSEDGTVLQIANLTDLYKVFERC from the exons ATGGCAGGTGTTATCCGGAGGCTCGACGAGACGGTTGTCAACCGAATTGCTGCCGGAGAAGTCATTCAACGTCCAGCCAACGCCGTCAAAGAAATGATAGAAAACTG CTTGGATGCAAAGTCGACAAATATCCAGGTGACAGTGAAGGATGGAGGGCTGAAACTCCTCCAGATCCAGGACAACGGGACCGGAATCCGG AAAGAAGATATGGAAATAGTCTGTGAAAGGTTCACCACCAGCAAACTCCAGACCTTTGAGGACCTTTCGGCCATTGCAACCTATGGATTCAGAGGAGAG gCTCTGGCCAGTGTAAGCCACGTAGCTCATGTTACAATAACCACTAAGACTGCTGAAGCCAAGTGTGCATACAG AGCCAGCTACAGCGATGGAAAACTCAAAGGCCCTCCCAAACCATGTGCCGGCAACCAGGGGACGCAGATTCTG GTGGAAGACCTTTTCTACAATGTGTCCACCAGGAGGAAAGCCCTGAAGAGTCCTGGCGATGAATACTCCAGGATCGTAGAGGTCGTCAGCAG GTACGCTGTACACAACTCAGGAAAGAGTTTCTCAGTCAAAAAG CAAGGAGAGACCGTAGCAGACGTGAGGACGCTACCTAATGCGTCCGTGACGGATAACATCCGGAGCATATTCGGGAACGCGGTCAGCAG GGAGCTGATAGAAGTTAACAGTGAAGATCAGAAGCTGGCCTTCAAGATGAAAGGCTACGTCTCAAACGCGAACTACTCTGTGAAGAAGTGCATCCTGATTCTGTTCATCAACC ATCGTCTCGTGGAATCCAGCGCGTTGAAGAAAGCGGTCGAGACCGTTTATGCGGCGTACCTTCCCAAGAACACGCACCCCTTCCTGTACCTGAG CCTGGAAATCGCTCCACAGAACGTGGATGTGAACGTGCACCCCACCAAGCACGAAGTGCATTTCCTGCACGAGGACAGCATCATCGAGAGTGTTCAGAAGCACATTGAGAGCAAACTTCTGGGCGCCAACTCCTCGCGGACGTACTTCACGCAG ACATTGCTGCCTGGATTATCGGCCTCAGGTGGCTCAGAGGAAAAGGCCTCCAGCGCCGCGGCGGAGCCGGCCGAGCGCGTCTACGCTCACCAGATGGTGAGGACTGACTGCCGCGCTCAGAAACTGGATGCTTTCCTCAAACCAAAAGAAAAGCAGCCTGCTGATCCAGAGACGGCTGGTCCCAGCAGCGGCAAGACCGCCACCAACGCCGACCAGCCGGGCGTCACAGAGCTGAAGGATATAGATGATGAAGATATGATGGAGGCTCTGGAAGAGCAAGAAGCAGACCTGGTGGAAGACCAGGAGGAAAGCAGCATTGCCTCTTTGGATGGACAAAG AAAGAGGCCGAGAACAGAGGAGGAGGGACAGAAGGAGGTGGACGAGGAGCTGACGGCGGCAGCCTCGCCTAAACGAAGAGTCATCAAGCTGAACAGCGTCAAAGATCTGAGAGCTGAGATCGCTGAGAACACACACAAAG GTCTTCAGGAAGTGTTGCAGAGCCACTCTTTCGTGGGTTGTGTCAATCCGCAGTGGGCTTTAATCCAGCATCACACCAAACTCTACCTGCTCAACGCCACTAAGCTCAG CCAGGAGCTTTTCTACCAAATTCTCATTTACGACTTTGGAAACTTTGGCGTCCTCAGACTATCT GAACCAGCTCCTCTTTATGACCTCGTCTTGCTGGCGTTGGACTCGGCGGACAGCGGCTGGACTGAAGAGGACGGCCCCAAGGAAGGCTTAGCTCAGTATATTGTggattttttgaagaaaaaggctgAAATGCTGGAGGACTACTTTTCTCTGGAGATAGATCAG GAAGGAAATCTAACAGGCCTGCCGCTCCTCCTCGACTCATACACTCCCATCATGGAGGGCCTCCCGATGTTCATTCTCCGCCTTGCGACTGAA GTAAACTGGGATGATGAAAAGGACTGCTTCAGAGACTTCAGCAAGGAGTGCAGCATGTTCTACTCCATCAGGAAGCAGTACATCTTGGATCCAAGCGAGGAACAG GGTGCCGAGGGGAATTCTTGGCGCTGGAGAGTCGAACACGTCATCTTTAAGGCGTTTCGAACGCTCTTCAGCCCTCCAAAGATCTTCAGCGAGGATGGAACGGTGCTGCAGATCGCTAACCTCACTGATCTCTACAAAGTTTTTGAAAGATGCTAA
- the mlh1 gene encoding DNA mismatch repair protein Mlh1 isoform X2 — protein sequence MAGVIRRLDETVVNRIAAGEVIQRPANAVKEMIENCLDAKSTNIQVTVKDGGLKLLQIQDNGTGIRKEDMEIVCERFTTSKLQTFEDLSAIATYGFRGEALASVSHVAHVTITTKTAEAKCAYRASYSDGKLKGPPKPCAGNQGTQILVEDLFYNVSTRRKALKSPGDEYSRIVEVVSRYAVHNSGKSFSVKKQGETVADVRTLPNASVTDNIRSIFGNAVSRELIEVNSEDQKLAFKMKGYVSNANYSVKKCILILFINHRLVESSALKKAVETVYAAYLPKNTHPFLYLSLEIAPQNVDVNVHPTKHEVHFLHEDSIIESVQKHIESKLLGANSSRTYFTQTLLPGLSASGGSEEKASSAAAEPAERVYAHQMVRTDCRAQKLDAFLKPKEKQPADPETAGPSSGKTATNADQPGVTELKDIDDEDMMEALEEQEADLVEDQEESSIASLDGQRKRPRTEEEGQKEVDEELTAAASPKRRVIKLNSVKDLRAEIAENTHKGLQEVLQSHSFVGCVNPQWALIQHHTKLYLLNATKLSQELFYQILIYDFGNFGVLRLSEPAPLYDLVLLALDSADSGWTEEDGPKEGLAQYIVDFLKKKAEMLEDYFSLEIDQLDRK from the exons ATGGCAGGTGTTATCCGGAGGCTCGACGAGACGGTTGTCAACCGAATTGCTGCCGGAGAAGTCATTCAACGTCCAGCCAACGCCGTCAAAGAAATGATAGAAAACTG CTTGGATGCAAAGTCGACAAATATCCAGGTGACAGTGAAGGATGGAGGGCTGAAACTCCTCCAGATCCAGGACAACGGGACCGGAATCCGG AAAGAAGATATGGAAATAGTCTGTGAAAGGTTCACCACCAGCAAACTCCAGACCTTTGAGGACCTTTCGGCCATTGCAACCTATGGATTCAGAGGAGAG gCTCTGGCCAGTGTAAGCCACGTAGCTCATGTTACAATAACCACTAAGACTGCTGAAGCCAAGTGTGCATACAG AGCCAGCTACAGCGATGGAAAACTCAAAGGCCCTCCCAAACCATGTGCCGGCAACCAGGGGACGCAGATTCTG GTGGAAGACCTTTTCTACAATGTGTCCACCAGGAGGAAAGCCCTGAAGAGTCCTGGCGATGAATACTCCAGGATCGTAGAGGTCGTCAGCAG GTACGCTGTACACAACTCAGGAAAGAGTTTCTCAGTCAAAAAG CAAGGAGAGACCGTAGCAGACGTGAGGACGCTACCTAATGCGTCCGTGACGGATAACATCCGGAGCATATTCGGGAACGCGGTCAGCAG GGAGCTGATAGAAGTTAACAGTGAAGATCAGAAGCTGGCCTTCAAGATGAAAGGCTACGTCTCAAACGCGAACTACTCTGTGAAGAAGTGCATCCTGATTCTGTTCATCAACC ATCGTCTCGTGGAATCCAGCGCGTTGAAGAAAGCGGTCGAGACCGTTTATGCGGCGTACCTTCCCAAGAACACGCACCCCTTCCTGTACCTGAG CCTGGAAATCGCTCCACAGAACGTGGATGTGAACGTGCACCCCACCAAGCACGAAGTGCATTTCCTGCACGAGGACAGCATCATCGAGAGTGTTCAGAAGCACATTGAGAGCAAACTTCTGGGCGCCAACTCCTCGCGGACGTACTTCACGCAG ACATTGCTGCCTGGATTATCGGCCTCAGGTGGCTCAGAGGAAAAGGCCTCCAGCGCCGCGGCGGAGCCGGCCGAGCGCGTCTACGCTCACCAGATGGTGAGGACTGACTGCCGCGCTCAGAAACTGGATGCTTTCCTCAAACCAAAAGAAAAGCAGCCTGCTGATCCAGAGACGGCTGGTCCCAGCAGCGGCAAGACCGCCACCAACGCCGACCAGCCGGGCGTCACAGAGCTGAAGGATATAGATGATGAAGATATGATGGAGGCTCTGGAAGAGCAAGAAGCAGACCTGGTGGAAGACCAGGAGGAAAGCAGCATTGCCTCTTTGGATGGACAAAG AAAGAGGCCGAGAACAGAGGAGGAGGGACAGAAGGAGGTGGACGAGGAGCTGACGGCGGCAGCCTCGCCTAAACGAAGAGTCATCAAGCTGAACAGCGTCAAAGATCTGAGAGCTGAGATCGCTGAGAACACACACAAAG GTCTTCAGGAAGTGTTGCAGAGCCACTCTTTCGTGGGTTGTGTCAATCCGCAGTGGGCTTTAATCCAGCATCACACCAAACTCTACCTGCTCAACGCCACTAAGCTCAG CCAGGAGCTTTTCTACCAAATTCTCATTTACGACTTTGGAAACTTTGGCGTCCTCAGACTATCT GAACCAGCTCCTCTTTATGACCTCGTCTTGCTGGCGTTGGACTCGGCGGACAGCGGCTGGACTGAAGAGGACGGCCCCAAGGAAGGCTTAGCTCAGTATATTGTggattttttgaagaaaaaggctgAAATGCTGGAGGACTACTTTTCTCTGGAGATAGATCAG CTCgacaggaagtga